The following proteins are encoded in a genomic region of Shinella zoogloeoides:
- a CDS encoding glycoside hydrolase family protein produces the protein MTITTTSPRGRAFLRSHEGNPLTCYLDPVNVPTIGQGFTFRSKAVRAAFAKRGITKLVPGKTKITAEQSDAILAEVLAEEFEPAVVRGSPDNRKQQQMDAATSAIYNLGVGAMEWQWAKLWRAGKPAAAADYLGSHYNTAGGKRLGGLVRRRLEEANLFANGIYAGTPAMKEVTPAAPAQPDPDVKEAQEILTSKGFNPGAIDGWMGEKTRKAIIAYQKAHPHLQADGILGPATLSQLRRDAAGVREAVEKGAGSAVGSGALAFATGLPWGWIALGVGIAVVAYVAYRKRDVIQRWWNTRLGREAIA, from the coding sequence ATGACCATCACGACCACGTCCCCGCGTGGCCGCGCGTTTCTGCGTAGCCACGAAGGCAATCCGCTTACCTGCTACCTCGATCCGGTGAACGTGCCGACGATCGGGCAGGGTTTCACTTTCCGCAGCAAGGCCGTGCGTGCGGCTTTTGCCAAGCGTGGGATCACGAAACTGGTCCCCGGAAAGACCAAGATCACCGCCGAGCAGTCTGACGCAATTCTCGCCGAGGTTCTCGCCGAGGAGTTCGAGCCGGCCGTCGTCCGCGGCAGTCCGGACAATCGGAAGCAGCAGCAGATGGATGCAGCGACGAGCGCGATTTACAACCTCGGCGTCGGCGCGATGGAGTGGCAGTGGGCGAAGCTCTGGCGCGCCGGCAAGCCGGCGGCGGCGGCAGACTACCTCGGCAGCCATTACAACACCGCCGGCGGCAAGAGGTTGGGCGGGCTCGTGCGCCGCCGGCTGGAAGAGGCGAACCTGTTCGCCAACGGCATCTATGCCGGCACACCGGCGATGAAGGAGGTAACGCCGGCGGCGCCGGCTCAACCGGATCCGGACGTGAAGGAAGCCCAGGAAATCCTGACCTCCAAGGGGTTCAACCCTGGCGCCATCGACGGATGGATGGGCGAGAAGACCAGGAAGGCCATCATCGCCTATCAGAAGGCGCATCCTCACCTACAAGCGGATGGCATTCTCGGACCGGCGACGCTCTCTCAGCTACGGCGCGACGCTGCCGGCGTCCGGGAAGCGGTGGAGAAGGGGGCTGGCTCTGCGGTCGGCTCTGGCGCGCTGGCCTTCGCGACCGGCCTTCCTTGGGGCTGGATCGCGCTCGGAGTCGGCATCGCGGTGGTCGCCTACGTCGCCTACCGCAAGCGAGATGTCATCCAGCGCTGGTGGAATACCAGGCTCGGCAGGGAGGCGATCGCGTAA
- a CDS encoding DUF1515 family protein, translating into MAPTESEISASVHHKLGELFGTLRAVQETQRRIEDTLRRSDEKSDASRAKLHNRVDELVDRVGSIEINVSTHAADLDGVRNEIKNEIKPVTNDVRRWKIVGMTTIAIIGLGGAAMGVTFAEAIKRLIAVVLGRAI; encoded by the coding sequence ATGGCGCCTACCGAATCCGAGATCAGCGCCTCCGTGCACCACAAGCTCGGGGAGCTCTTCGGCACGCTTCGCGCTGTGCAGGAAACGCAGCGGCGCATCGAAGACACCTTGCGTCGCTCTGATGAGAAGTCCGATGCGAGCCGGGCCAAGCTCCATAATCGTGTCGATGAACTCGTGGACCGGGTCGGCTCTATTGAGATTAACGTCTCGACACACGCTGCAGACCTCGATGGTGTCCGGAACGAAATCAAGAATGAGATCAAGCCGGTCACCAACGATGTAAGGCGATGGAAGATCGTCGGGATGACCACGATTGCGATCATCGGACTCGGTGGCGCGGCGATGGGGGTGACCTTCGCCGAGGCGATCAAGCGGTTGATTGCGGTCGTTCTCGGCCGTGCGATATAA